From the Thermococcus sp. 18S1 genome, one window contains:
- a CDS encoding MFS transporter: MGQSKWGVLIIMSAALFIMFIDTTMMNVSISALVVDLNTTVGGIQSAITLYALVMAAFMITGAKLADIWGTKKVFFRGLVIYTVGTLMAAFAPNLAVLLLGWSILEGIGASMMMPATVTYITKAYTGKDRAFAFGVWGGVGGAAAAFGPIIGGFFTTYITWRLGFFMEAFISAAIFAYMKILADYKPEKQIKLDVVGAVLVGVGLFLLTLSVLIMDPLSNPPVLLLMVAGLVVLAVFWRHEKKRKSRGEDVLIDVDIFKSKVFTAANLVSIFFQITLAGIMFTIPVFVQQYLHYNAIQTGFVIVPLSVMMFIFSMSGQRFAKYLTPKQIIQLGIVLTFVGLYLVLRILEPDVTGSDFAIGLALYGTGFGLIFSQITNLAMMGAKPEQQADASGIFNAQKQFGLSLGTAFIGAVLVLGVIHSITRQIYESGLFEGSKEQIKEAVIQWIIKMQQGDLNIPPEYHDAVLQIVNNSFIDTMKVAVIFMMGILVISALLSFLLPKGEKAGAISAVESEEQEQV; encoded by the coding sequence ATGGGACAGTCTAAGTGGGGAGTTCTTATCATAATGAGCGCGGCGCTCTTCATAATGTTCATCGATACGACGATGATGAACGTTTCTATCAGCGCCCTCGTCGTTGATCTTAATACGACGGTTGGGGGCATTCAGAGTGCGATAACACTCTATGCCCTCGTCATGGCGGCTTTTATGATAACCGGCGCGAAGCTCGCCGATATATGGGGGACGAAGAAGGTCTTCTTCAGGGGGCTGGTCATATACACCGTTGGAACGCTGATGGCCGCCTTCGCTCCAAACCTCGCGGTTCTTCTTCTCGGCTGGTCGATTCTTGAGGGCATCGGCGCCTCGATGATGATGCCCGCAACGGTTACGTACATCACCAAGGCCTACACCGGCAAGGACAGGGCCTTCGCCTTCGGCGTCTGGGGAGGCGTTGGCGGAGCGGCGGCAGCCTTCGGCCCGATAATAGGCGGTTTCTTCACGACCTACATCACCTGGCGTCTCGGCTTCTTCATGGAAGCATTCATATCCGCCGCCATCTTTGCATACATGAAGATACTCGCGGACTACAAACCCGAGAAGCAGATAAAGCTTGACGTAGTCGGTGCAGTTCTCGTCGGCGTCGGCCTGTTCCTGCTCACGCTCTCGGTGCTCATAATGGATCCTCTATCGAATCCACCGGTCCTGCTTCTAATGGTCGCCGGCTTGGTCGTTCTGGCGGTATTCTGGAGGCATGAGAAGAAGAGAAAGAGCAGGGGCGAGGACGTGCTCATAGACGTTGACATCTTCAAGTCGAAAGTCTTCACCGCCGCCAACCTGGTGAGCATCTTCTTCCAGATAACCCTTGCGGGTATAATGTTCACCATTCCGGTCTTCGTCCAGCAGTACCTTCATTACAACGCCATCCAGACTGGCTTCGTCATAGTTCCTCTCTCTGTAATGATGTTCATATTCTCCATGAGCGGGCAGAGGTTCGCAAAGTACCTCACGCCAAAGCAGATAATCCAGCTCGGCATCGTTCTGACCTTCGTCGGCCTCTACCTCGTCCTGCGTATCCTGGAGCCCGACGTAACAGGTTCTGACTTCGCCATCGGCCTCGCTCTCTACGGCACCGGCTTCGGGCTGATATTCTCCCAGATAACTAACCTCGCCATGATGGGCGCCAAACCGGAACAGCAGGCGGACGCTTCTGGAATATTCAACGCCCAGAAGCAGTTTGGCCTGTCCCTCGGAACGGCCTTCATCGGTGCGGTTCTTGTTCTTGGAGTCATCCACAGCATAACCCGGCAGATTTACGAGTCGGGCCTCTTCGAGGGAAGCAAGGAGCAGATAAAGGAGGCTGTGATCCAGTGGATAATCAAGATGCAGCAGGGTGACCTTAACATTCCGCCGGAGTACCACGACGCGGTGCTCCAAATCGTGAACAACTCCTTCATAGACACCATGAAGGTCGCGGTAATCTTCATGATGGGCATACTCGTCATCAGCGCCCTGCTCTCGTTCCTCCTGCCGAAGGGTGAGAAGGCCGGGGCAATTTCCGCAGTGGAATCGGAGGAGCAGGAACAGGTTTGA
- a CDS encoding aldehyde ferredoxin oxidoreductase family protein yields the protein MSTSSGPNAGSVLIIDLTRGKVVKREVSSETVKRYLGGRGFNSKALFDMVPGRIDPLSPENVLALGNGTFAGTVLPMTSRLHISTLSPLSGILGDGNAGGEFSAMLKFAGYEQIIVTGRAEKPKYVFIEDDEVEIRDAEELWGLTTGETVDWLRDEHGDEVSVAGIGPAGENLVRFATTMVDKYHSGARGSGAVWGSKNLKAIAVIGTKGVEPADPERFYEMAKEDIDYFNRNEFVKRIYSVIGTHYGLIQWYPSWKYFQAPLSAEELPVGLRPQDLAEYEVGRTQCFSCPLACKDVYYLPSTGEYGTSSEFESIYALGSNNCIIDTEAILRMEHMADEYGMDVMTLGDTIALARLLHEKGILSGEELEGLSLEWGDAEGQIQLIEMTAYRKGFGDKLAEGYRNFAKLYGDEALAYCYDVKGVNRGWYEVDFINGIFTLSHATSTRGADHLRGRSWAYWENDKLMDIEAVKRMLEAGLPDYRKDPVGALIYGERACTLADSLGRCKGSINSWLQAVPLVWKYPVFKGTAMLLTAFTGIEFTEKDVIDATDRIYLTEMAFNVKQGIKKKHYDVKFPPEFAATERAKAQVRRHWELVDEYLERRGCDVETAYPRRETLEELGIGYVADQIEEKEFPEWDGPVREVA from the coding sequence ATGTCAACATCATCCGGGCCGAATGCGGGCAGTGTTCTGATCATCGACCTAACGCGGGGGAAGGTCGTTAAACGGGAGGTTTCGTCCGAAACCGTGAAGCGGTATCTCGGGGGAAGGGGGTTCAACTCAAAGGCCCTCTTCGACATGGTACCCGGCAGGATAGACCCCCTGAGCCCGGAGAACGTTCTCGCACTGGGCAACGGAACCTTCGCGGGGACGGTACTGCCGATGACGAGCAGGCTCCACATAAGCACCCTCTCCCCACTCTCGGGTATCCTCGGGGACGGTAATGCCGGTGGCGAGTTCTCGGCGATGCTGAAGTTCGCCGGCTACGAGCAGATAATCGTGACCGGAAGAGCCGAAAAACCGAAGTACGTCTTCATTGAAGATGACGAGGTCGAAATACGAGACGCGGAGGAGCTCTGGGGCCTGACCACCGGCGAGACGGTGGATTGGCTGAGGGACGAGCACGGTGATGAGGTGAGCGTTGCAGGGATAGGACCCGCGGGAGAGAACCTCGTGCGCTTCGCCACGACGATGGTGGACAAGTACCACTCCGGGGCGAGGGGAAGCGGCGCCGTGTGGGGCTCGAAGAACCTCAAGGCAATAGCGGTCATAGGGACGAAGGGCGTTGAGCCGGCGGATCCGGAGCGGTTCTACGAGATGGCCAAAGAGGATATCGACTACTTCAACCGCAACGAGTTTGTCAAGAGGATTTACTCGGTCATTGGGACCCATTACGGACTGATACAATGGTATCCGAGCTGGAAGTACTTCCAGGCTCCGCTCAGCGCGGAGGAGCTGCCGGTTGGGTTAAGGCCGCAGGATCTGGCCGAGTACGAGGTCGGAAGAACCCAGTGCTTCTCCTGTCCTCTCGCCTGCAAGGACGTCTACTACCTCCCGAGCACGGGCGAATACGGCACCTCAAGCGAGTTCGAGTCGATATACGCCCTCGGGAGCAACAACTGCATAATCGACACCGAAGCTATTCTGCGGATGGAGCACATGGCGGACGAGTACGGGATGGACGTGATGACGCTCGGCGACACGATAGCGCTCGCGAGGCTCCTCCACGAGAAGGGAATCCTGAGCGGGGAGGAACTCGAGGGCCTCTCGCTTGAGTGGGGAGATGCAGAGGGACAGATCCAACTCATCGAGATGACCGCCTACAGGAAGGGCTTCGGGGACAAACTAGCCGAGGGCTACCGCAACTTCGCAAAGCTCTACGGGGATGAGGCCTTAGCCTACTGCTACGACGTCAAAGGCGTGAACAGGGGCTGGTACGAGGTTGACTTCATCAACGGAATCTTTACCCTCTCCCACGCGACCTCAACGAGGGGAGCCGACCACCTGAGGGGACGCTCGTGGGCCTACTGGGAGAACGACAAGCTAATGGACATCGAGGCCGTGAAGAGAATGCTCGAGGCTGGCCTGCCCGACTACAGGAAGGACCCTGTCGGGGCGCTCATCTACGGTGAGAGGGCCTGCACCCTGGCGGATTCCCTCGGGAGATGCAAGGGCTCGATAAACAGCTGGCTCCAGGCGGTTCCACTCGTCTGGAAGTATCCAGTCTTCAAGGGGACGGCGATGCTCCTGACGGCCTTCACCGGCATAGAGTTCACCGAGAAGGATGTCATAGACGCAACGGACAGGATATACCTCACGGAGATGGCCTTCAACGTCAAGCAGGGGATTAAGAAGAAGCACTACGACGTCAAGTTCCCGCCGGAGTTCGCCGCGACGGAGAGGGCAAAGGCGCAGGTAAGGCGGCACTGGGAGCTCGTTGATGAGTACCTGGAAAGGCGCGGATGCGACGTGGAGACCGCATATCCGAGGAGAGAAACGCTGGAGGAACTCGGCATCGGCTACGTTGCCGACCAGATTGAGGAGAAGGAGTTTCCCGAGTGGGACGGCCCGGTAAGGGAGGTGGCCTGA
- the fni gene encoding type 2 isopentenyl-diphosphate Delta-isomerase: MEAFDREELTVIRKFEHIEHCLKRNVQAHVSNGFEDIHFVHMSLPEIDKDEVDLSVEFLGRKFDYPIFIAGMTGGTRGSQLAGKINRTLAKAAQELNIPMGVGSQRAMIRKPETWESYYVRDVAPDVFLVGNLGAPQFAETMPGRYGIDEALKAVETIQADALAIHLNPLQESVQPEGDTQYRGVLKALAELKAEFPYPIIAKETGAGVSMEVAVRLESIGIDGIDVGGLGGTSWSGVEYYRAKDEIGRNMALRFWDWGIKTAISVAEVRYTTDLPIIATGGMRDGITMAKALAMGATFAGVALPLLRPAVKGDVDGVIKVLQRYIEEIRNAMFLVGARNVEELRKVPLVVTGFTREWLEQRIDLPAYLRSR; this comes from the coding sequence ATGGAGGCTTTTGATAGGGAGGAACTCACTGTCATCAGGAAGTTTGAGCACATCGAGCACTGCCTCAAGAGAAACGTTCAGGCCCACGTTTCCAACGGTTTTGAAGATATACACTTCGTCCACATGAGCCTGCCCGAGATAGACAAGGACGAGGTTGATTTGAGCGTCGAGTTTCTCGGGCGGAAGTTCGATTACCCGATTTTCATAGCCGGGATGACCGGCGGAACGCGGGGCTCCCAGCTGGCTGGAAAAATAAACAGGACCCTTGCGAAGGCAGCCCAGGAGCTTAACATACCGATGGGTGTCGGTAGCCAGAGGGCGATGATCAGGAAGCCCGAAACCTGGGAGAGCTACTACGTTCGCGACGTCGCCCCGGACGTTTTCCTCGTCGGCAACCTTGGAGCACCGCAGTTCGCCGAGACGATGCCCGGAAGATACGGGATTGATGAGGCGCTGAAGGCCGTCGAGACCATTCAGGCCGATGCTCTTGCGATACACCTCAACCCCCTCCAGGAGAGCGTCCAGCCCGAGGGAGACACGCAGTACAGGGGCGTTCTGAAGGCCTTAGCCGAGCTTAAGGCCGAGTTCCCCTACCCGATAATAGCGAAGGAAACCGGCGCAGGCGTTTCGATGGAGGTTGCGGTGAGGCTTGAGAGCATCGGTATAGACGGCATCGACGTCGGCGGCCTTGGCGGGACGAGCTGGAGCGGTGTTGAGTACTACAGGGCAAAGGACGAGATAGGAAGAAACATGGCCCTCAGGTTCTGGGACTGGGGAATTAAGACTGCAATAAGCGTCGCCGAGGTTCGCTACACTACCGACCTGCCGATTATAGCCACCGGCGGAATGCGCGACGGGATAACGATGGCGAAGGCCTTGGCCATGGGAGCTACCTTCGCCGGCGTTGCGTTGCCTCTCCTCAGGCCAGCCGTGAAGGGCGACGTCGATGGTGTAATCAAAGTCCTCCAGCGCTACATCGAAGAGATTCGCAACGCGATGTTCCTCGTCGGGGCAAGAAACGTCGAGGAGCTCAGAAAGGTTCCGCTCGTGGTTACGGGCTTCACGCGGGAGTGGCTTGAGCAGAGGATCGACCTGCCGGCTTACCTGAGGAGCCGGTGA
- a CDS encoding MFS transporter has translation MASSKWGVLIVMSAAIFIITIDTTMMNVSISAIVKDLNTTVNGVQGAITLYALVMAAFMIPGAKLADIWGTKKVFFRGLVIYTIGTLMAAFSPTIEILVLGWSILEGIGAAMMMPATVTYVTKAYTGKDRAFAFASWGAVNGAAAAFGPIIGGFFTTYVTWRLGFFMEAFIAAAIFAYLKILPNYKPEKQIKLDVVGSVLIGSALFLLTLSVFLINPLGEEPVAALMILGIALVLLFWKYEQRLRAKGKDVVFDIDVFKSRTFTVATMISLFFQMSIAGLLFIIPVFLQAYLGYNALRTGFILLPLSVTLFIVSMGGKYFARIMTPKRVLQLGIALSFVGFYLLFRAFRLDVTGMDLIPGLAFYGMGIGMVISEITNLAMMGAKPEQQADASGILNTQRQFGYSLGTALIGAVLVIGVINSITRQIYESGIFEGASRAQIRDAVIEWIIRMEQGDLQIPPEYHEVVKHMVNTAFIDSMKTAMLFTMFILLISGLLSFLLPKGEKIEASSEPETANEQENGE, from the coding sequence ATGGCATCTTCGAAATGGGGAGTCCTCATAGTAATGAGTGCCGCGATATTTATCATAACTATCGACACCACGATGATGAACGTCTCTATCAGTGCCATCGTTAAGGATTTAAACACAACTGTAAACGGTGTTCAGGGTGCGATAACGCTCTACGCCCTCGTAATGGCGGCTTTTATGATACCAGGCGCCAAACTCGCCGATATCTGGGGAACAAAGAAAGTTTTCTTCCGGGGTCTTGTAATATACACCATAGGAACGCTTATGGCTGCATTTTCGCCCACCATCGAGATCCTTGTCTTGGGTTGGTCCATCCTTGAGGGAATCGGGGCTGCGATGATGATGCCTGCGACGGTAACCTACGTTACAAAGGCATACACAGGCAAGGATAGGGCCTTTGCTTTTGCCTCCTGGGGTGCCGTTAACGGCGCTGCAGCGGCCTTTGGCCCCATCATTGGTGGTTTCTTCACGACCTACGTCACCTGGCGTCTCGGCTTCTTCATGGAGGCGTTCATCGCCGCGGCGATCTTTGCCTACCTGAAGATACTGCCCAACTACAAGCCTGAGAAGCAGATTAAACTGGATGTGGTCGGATCTGTGCTTATCGGCTCTGCCCTGTTTCTGCTGACTCTCTCGGTGTTTTTGATAAATCCCCTAGGCGAGGAGCCTGTGGCAGCCTTGATGATCCTGGGCATAGCACTGGTTTTGCTGTTCTGGAAGTACGAACAGCGGCTTCGTGCCAAGGGCAAGGACGTGGTCTTTGACATAGATGTCTTCAAATCTAGGACGTTTACCGTGGCCACCATGATAAGCCTCTTCTTCCAGATGAGCATTGCAGGCCTGCTGTTCATTATCCCGGTGTTCCTTCAGGCGTATCTGGGCTATAATGCCCTTAGGACAGGATTTATTTTACTCCCCCTGTCGGTCACCCTCTTTATAGTATCCATGGGCGGCAAGTACTTTGCTAGGATCATGACACCAAAGCGTGTCCTTCAACTGGGAATAGCCCTATCCTTCGTTGGCTTTTACCTGCTCTTCCGTGCATTCCGGCTGGATGTCACGGGGATGGATCTGATACCCGGTCTGGCCTTTTACGGAATGGGTATAGGAATGGTAATCTCCGAGATAACGAACCTCGCCATGATGGGTGCCAAACCCGAGCAGCAGGCGGACGCTTCCGGTATCCTCAACACCCAGCGCCAGTTTGGTTACTCCCTGGGAACTGCTCTCATAGGTGCTGTGTTGGTGATAGGTGTGATAAACAGCATCACCCGCCAAATCTACGAGTCAGGAATATTCGAAGGAGCTTCCAGAGCTCAGATAAGGGACGCGGTCATTGAATGGATAATACGAATGGAACAGGGGGACCTGCAGATTCCTCCCGAGTACCATGAGGTCGTCAAGCACATGGTAAACACCGCGTTTATTGACTCCATGAAAACGGCGATGCTCTTTACGATGTTTATACTCCTAATCAGTGGGCTGCTTTCGTTCCTCCTCCCGAAGGGAGAGAAGATTGAGGCCTCCTCGGAACCTGAAACGGCAAACGAGCAGGAAAATGGAGAGTGA
- a CDS encoding RNase J family beta-CASP ribonuclease yields MIKIYTISGYEEVGKNMTAVGYSNGGREEVVIIDMGIRLDRVLIHEDVNIQQFPAKELQKLGAIPDDSLLRNKKVVAITFTHGHLDHIGAIGKLAPHYPDVPIYGTPYTIKLAKSEVKSEQYFEVKNPMYETGFGEIVQVSENLAIEFVQITHSIPQAAMVVVHTPEGAVVHTGDFKFDNNNPLGEKPDYKRLKELGKEGVKVLIPESTRVSEPTKTPSEAVAQMLLEDFFLYEGMEADGLIATTFASHIPRLQELIWIANKMGRQAVFVGRSLAKYTGIAKQLGLIRMKGARAVRSPNAIRKVLAEVSGARENYLLVVTGHQGEPGAVLTRMANGELYDIGKRDTVVFSAGTIPNPLNKAQRYVLETKLKMKGVRMIKDLHVSGHASREDHRYLLRMLNPENIVPAHGEFRMLTHYAELAEEEGYLIGRDVFVSRNGYTVEIR; encoded by the coding sequence ATGATAAAAATCTACACCATTAGCGGTTACGAGGAAGTCGGCAAGAACATGACCGCCGTCGGCTACTCCAACGGCGGCAGGGAAGAGGTCGTTATAATCGACATGGGAATAAGGCTCGACCGCGTTCTCATCCACGAGGACGTAAACATCCAGCAGTTTCCGGCCAAGGAGCTTCAGAAGCTCGGCGCCATCCCGGACGATTCCCTTCTCAGGAACAAAAAGGTCGTCGCCATAACCTTCACCCACGGGCACCTCGACCACATAGGCGCCATCGGCAAGCTCGCGCCCCACTATCCCGACGTGCCCATATACGGGACGCCGTACACAATAAAGCTCGCCAAGAGTGAGGTCAAGAGCGAGCAGTATTTCGAGGTCAAGAACCCCATGTACGAGACCGGGTTTGGCGAGATAGTCCAGGTCAGCGAGAACCTGGCGATAGAGTTCGTGCAGATAACCCATTCGATACCCCAAGCGGCTATGGTCGTCGTCCACACGCCCGAGGGTGCGGTCGTCCACACTGGCGACTTCAAGTTCGACAACAACAATCCCCTCGGCGAGAAGCCCGACTACAAGCGCCTCAAGGAGCTCGGTAAGGAGGGCGTTAAGGTTCTCATTCCTGAATCCACGCGCGTCTCCGAGCCGACCAAAACCCCGAGCGAGGCCGTTGCCCAGATGCTCCTGGAGGACTTCTTCCTCTATGAGGGCATGGAGGCGGACGGGCTGATAGCGACGACCTTCGCCAGTCACATTCCAAGGCTCCAGGAACTCATATGGATAGCCAACAAGATGGGCAGGCAGGCTGTCTTTGTGGGCCGCTCCCTGGCCAAATACACCGGCATCGCCAAACAGCTAGGGCTGATAAGAATGAAGGGCGCCCGCGCCGTCAGGAGTCCCAACGCCATAAGGAAGGTTCTCGCGGAGGTCTCGGGTGCGAGGGAGAACTACCTTCTCGTGGTCACCGGTCATCAGGGCGAGCCAGGGGCTGTCCTCACGAGGATGGCAAACGGCGAGCTCTATGACATCGGCAAGCGCGACACGGTTGTTTTCTCCGCCGGAACGATACCGAACCCGCTCAACAAGGCCCAGCGCTACGTCCTTGAGACCAAGCTCAAGATGAAGGGAGTCAGGATGATAAAGGACCTCCACGTCAGCGGCCACGCGAGCAGGGAAGACCACCGCTACCTGCTGAGGATGCTCAATCCTGAGAACATCGTTCCGGCCCACGGCGAGTTCAGGATGCTCACCCACTACGCGGAGCTGGCCGAGGAGGAGGGCTACCTAATTGGCAGGGACGTCTTCGTGTCGAGGAACGGCTACACCGTCGAGATACGCTGA
- a CDS encoding polyprenyl synthetase family protein translates to MGKYDELFARIKEKAKDVDRVILEMVPEKEPRELYESSRHYPLAGGKRVRPFVVLRAAEAVGGDPGKALYPAAAVEFIHNYSLVHDDIMDMDELRRGRPTVHKLWGVNMAILAGDLLFSKAFEAIARAEVSPEKKARILDVLVRTSNMLCEGQALDIEFETREEVTVEEYLRMISGKTGALFEGSAEIGAIVGTDNEEYIKALAKWGMNVGIAFQIWDDVLDLIADEEKLGKPVGSDIRKGKKTLIVSHFFDHASEEDKAEFLKVFGKYAGDAKGDALIHDEKVKEEVERAIELLRKYGSIDYAAEYAKNLVREANEALKVLPESEARKDLELLAEFLVEREF, encoded by the coding sequence ATGGGAAAGTACGATGAGCTGTTCGCAAGGATTAAGGAGAAGGCCAAGGATGTTGATAGGGTCATCCTGGAGATGGTTCCGGAGAAAGAGCCCAGGGAGCTCTATGAATCCTCCCGCCACTACCCGCTCGCGGGCGGAAAGAGGGTTCGCCCCTTCGTCGTCCTCCGTGCGGCCGAGGCCGTCGGCGGCGACCCCGGGAAGGCGCTCTATCCAGCTGCAGCCGTCGAGTTCATCCACAACTACTCCCTCGTTCACGACGACATAATGGACATGGATGAGCTCCGCAGAGGAAGGCCGACCGTCCACAAGCTCTGGGGCGTCAACATGGCCATCCTCGCCGGCGACCTGCTGTTCTCCAAGGCCTTCGAGGCGATAGCGAGGGCCGAGGTAAGTCCCGAGAAAAAGGCTCGCATCCTCGACGTCCTGGTTAGAACCTCCAACATGCTCTGCGAGGGACAGGCCCTCGACATAGAGTTCGAGACCAGGGAAGAGGTCACCGTCGAGGAGTACCTCAGGATGATAAGCGGCAAGACCGGGGCGCTCTTCGAGGGTTCGGCGGAGATAGGCGCGATAGTTGGGACGGACAACGAGGAGTACATCAAAGCCCTCGCCAAGTGGGGAATGAACGTGGGCATAGCCTTCCAGATATGGGACGACGTGCTCGACCTCATAGCCGACGAGGAGAAGCTCGGAAAGCCCGTCGGTAGCGACATAAGGAAGGGCAAAAAGACGCTTATAGTCAGCCACTTCTTCGACCACGCGAGCGAGGAGGACAAGGCCGAGTTCCTTAAGGTCTTCGGCAAGTACGCGGGCGATGCAAAGGGCGACGCGCTGATACACGACGAGAAGGTCAAGGAGGAGGTTGAGAGGGCCATCGAGCTCCTCAGGAAGTACGGCAGCATAGACTACGCGGCAGAATACGCCAAGAACCTCGTCAGGGAGGCCAACGAGGCCCTGAAGGTTCTTCCCGAGAGCGAGGCCAGGAAGGACCTGGAGCTTCTCGCCGAGTTCCTCGTCGAGAGGGAGTTCTGA